One stretch of Pradoshia sp. D12 DNA includes these proteins:
- a CDS encoding DNA topoisomerase III, giving the protein MPLIIAEKPDQGVTLASPFSFKKRDGYLEIAPNEVFPEGALCSWAIGHLTELSSPEKYKPEWKRWAIATLPIIPDKFTYEVTKSKTKQFNIIKQLLKRPDVESIIHAGDAGREGELIVRNIIAVSGVRKPMKRLWVSSLTKKSILEGFNSLRDSQETIPLYHEAYTRSCADWLVGMNASRAYSLLLKQKGMNDVFSAGRVQTPTLALIVKRELEIEKFESKPFWEVIATFDINGQTYEGKWEKDQESRLDKQEMAQNIAAFCKNKDAKIIEMKTERKEFQPPLLFNLSALQATANKMYKYSPKQTLDITQKLYQKGIVSYPRSDSNYVTKGEAETFPEILSKLAQFEEYKSFIPVPNESIINNSRFVNEKKVSDHYAIIPTEQVTNPAKLSGEERNIYDLIVRRLIAAHYESAIFDYTTLITLVDGRAEFISKGKQQIREGWRQIIFQQEKDEDTILPNVQKDDEGKVKSVKVKEGKTQPPKRYTEGQLITLMKTAGKHLDNEELEKVLMKSEGLGTEATRAGIITMLKDRKYIDVKKNQVFATDKAKVLIRAIGDEILASPEMTAKWEQRLAEIGQGKASAAQFMEQTKKLTGKIIEDAVKGFETWDFTGLKVETIERTSSKFTTGKKVGACPLCKGDIVDKGEFYGCANYKQNQCKFTFSKKILGKKISQTNMQKLLKDGKTNVIKGFKKGEKSFDAAIEWKDGKINFLFSNEIAPKT; this is encoded by the coding sequence ATCCCATTGATTATTGCGGAGAAACCGGATCAAGGAGTTACACTGGCATCTCCATTCTCTTTCAAAAAAAGGGACGGGTATTTAGAGATTGCTCCTAATGAAGTATTTCCGGAAGGGGCATTATGTTCATGGGCCATCGGACATTTAACCGAATTATCCTCACCGGAGAAATATAAACCGGAGTGGAAAAGATGGGCTATTGCCACATTGCCAATAATCCCTGATAAATTTACATATGAAGTAACAAAATCAAAAACGAAGCAATTTAACATTATCAAGCAATTATTGAAGCGACCAGATGTCGAATCAATTATTCATGCAGGTGATGCTGGGAGGGAGGGTGAATTAATCGTACGCAATATTATTGCGGTGAGCGGCGTTCGTAAACCGATGAAGCGTTTATGGGTCTCTTCTTTAACGAAAAAATCCATATTAGAAGGATTTAACAGCCTCCGTGACAGCCAGGAAACCATACCTCTCTATCATGAAGCCTATACAAGATCGTGTGCAGATTGGCTTGTTGGCATGAATGCATCAAGAGCCTATTCCTTGCTGCTTAAACAAAAAGGGATGAATGATGTATTCTCTGCAGGAAGAGTACAGACACCTACACTAGCTTTAATAGTGAAACGGGAATTGGAGATTGAAAAATTTGAATCTAAGCCATTTTGGGAAGTCATTGCTACGTTTGATATAAATGGGCAGACTTATGAAGGAAAATGGGAAAAGGATCAGGAGTCCAGACTGGATAAGCAGGAGATGGCTCAAAATATTGCAGCTTTTTGTAAAAATAAAGATGCGAAAATTATAGAAATGAAGACGGAGCGTAAAGAATTCCAGCCGCCCTTATTATTTAATTTATCGGCCTTACAGGCAACCGCCAATAAAATGTATAAGTACTCACCAAAACAAACGCTGGATATCACGCAAAAACTGTATCAAAAGGGAATTGTCTCTTATCCGCGGAGTGATTCAAACTACGTGACTAAAGGAGAGGCGGAAACATTCCCGGAGATCCTATCGAAACTTGCTCAGTTCGAGGAATATAAATCATTCATACCCGTTCCAAACGAATCCATTATCAATAACTCTAGGTTTGTTAATGAAAAGAAAGTATCGGATCACTATGCGATTATTCCTACTGAACAGGTGACGAATCCAGCCAAGCTTTCAGGAGAAGAAAGGAATATCTATGATTTAATTGTGCGTCGTTTGATTGCTGCTCACTATGAATCAGCCATATTTGACTATACAACCCTCATAACATTAGTTGATGGAAGAGCAGAGTTCATTTCAAAAGGAAAGCAGCAAATACGAGAAGGCTGGCGACAAATTATTTTCCAGCAAGAAAAGGATGAAGATACCATCCTTCCGAATGTCCAAAAAGATGATGAAGGTAAAGTGAAAAGCGTTAAAGTAAAAGAAGGAAAAACGCAACCGCCTAAACGATATACCGAGGGACAATTAATTACGTTAATGAAAACGGCCGGTAAGCATCTTGATAATGAAGAACTCGAAAAAGTGCTAATGAAATCAGAAGGACTGGGAACGGAAGCAACAAGAGCGGGAATTATTACGATGCTGAAGGATAGAAAATATATAGATGTTAAAAAGAATCAAGTATTTGCGACTGATAAAGCGAAAGTGTTGATCAGAGCGATAGGCGACGAGATATTGGCTTCACCTGAAATGACAGCTAAATGGGAGCAGCGCTTGGCCGAAATCGGGCAAGGGAAAGCATCAGCTGCTCAATTTATGGAGCAGACAAAGAAATTAACGGGGAAGATTATTGAGGATGCTGTAAAAGGCTTTGAAACCTGGGATTTTACAGGATTAAAGGTTGAAACGATTGAACGTACCTCTTCTAAGTTTACAACAGGGAAAAAGGTAGGCGCCTGTCCGCTGTGTAAAGGGGATATAGTCGATAAGGGTGAATTTTATGGATGTGCGAATTATAAGCAAAACCAGTGTAAATTTACATTTTCGAAAAAAATCCTTGGAAAAAAGATTTCCCAAACCAATATGCAGAAATTATTAAAAGATGGGAAAACCAATGTCATAAAAGGGTTTAAAAAAGGAGAAAAATCATTTGACGCGGCGATTGAATGGAAGGACGGTAAAATTAATTTCCTGTTTTCAAATGAAATTGCTCCAAAAACTTAA